The Populus alba chromosome 4, ASM523922v2, whole genome shotgun sequence genome contains a region encoding:
- the LOC118058408 gene encoding E3 ubiquitin-protein ligase COP1 isoform X1 has translation MGGESSMGALVPSVNSEATTSKMQPPTEELDKDMLCPICMQIIKDAFLTSCGHSFCYLCITTHLRNKNDCPCCSHYLTNNHIFPNFLLNKLLERTYARQAAKNASPYEHLRQALQQGCEVSVKELDGLLTLLAEKKRKMEQEEAERNMRILLDFLCCLRKQKLDELNEIQTDLQYIKEDINAVERQRIELCRAKERCSLKLRMFADDPNTQFVTQSGPVASKKKWAQAQFNDLQECYLQKRRNWVRQAYKEEEKDTDIMNGEGYNPGLEDFQSVLTNFTRYSRLRAVAELRHGDLFHSANIVSSIEFDRDDELFATAGVSRRIKIFEFSSVMNEPADVHCPVVEMSTRSKLSCLSWNKYTKNHIASSDYEGIVTVWDVTTRQSIMEYEEHEKRAWSVDFSRTEPSMLVSGSDDCKVKIWCTQQEASVLNIDMKANICSVKYNPGSSIHVAVGSADHHIHYYDLRNISQPLYVFSGHRKAVSYVKFLSSNELASASTDSTLRLWDVRDNLALRTFRGHTNEKNFVGLTVNSEYIACGSETNEVFVYHKAISKPAAWHRFSTDLENGEEDAGSYFISAVCWKSDSPTILTANSQGTIKVLVLAE, from the exons atgggTGGAGAGAGCTCTATGGGGGCACTTGTCCCCTCTGTGAATTCTGAGGCAACAACCTCCAAAATGCAACCACCAACGGAGGAGTTAGACAAGGATATGCTCTGTCCTATTTGCATGCAGATCATTAAGGATGCTTTTCTCACTTCCTGTGGACATAGCTTCTGTTACCTGTGTATTACTACTCATTTAAGAAACAAGAATGATTGTCCTTGTTGTTCTCATTACCTCACCAACAACCATATCTTTCCTAATTTTTTGCTCAATAAg TTATTGGAGAGAACTTATGCTCGTCAAGCAGCCAAGAATGCATCACCTTACGAACACCTTCGCCAGGCATTACAACAG GGTTGTGAAGTCTCAGTTAAAGAGCTAGATGGCCTTTTGACCCTCCTTGCAGAGAAGAAGCGAAAGATGGAGCAAGAAGAAGCGGAGAGAAATATGCGGATTTTGCTTGACTTCTTGTGCTGCCTCAGGAAGCAAAAGCTTGATGAGCTCAATGAG ATTCAAACAGACCTGCAGTACATTAAGGAGGACATAAATGCTGTAGAGAGGCAAAGGATAGAGTTATGCAGGGCAAAGGAAAGATGCTCACTAAAACTTAGGATGTTTGCTGATGATCCGAATACTCAGTTTGTTACTCAATCAGGACCAGTTGCATCTAAAAAGAAATGGGCCCAAGCACAG TTCAATGATTTGCAAGAATGTTACTTGCAAAAGCGGCGAAATTGGGTTAGACAAGCATacaaagaggaagaaaaggatACAGATATTATGAATGGAGAAGGATATAATCCAGGTCTTGAGGATTTCCAATCTGTGCTGACCAATTTTACTCGATACAG TCGATTGAGGGCCGTTGCTGAACTGAGACATGGTGACCTTTTCCACTCTGCTAATATTGTGTCTAG CATAGAATTTGATCGTGATGATGAACTGTTTGCTACTGCTGGAGTTTCTAGGCGCATTAAGATTTTTGAGTTTTCCTCG gtGATGAACGAACCGGCAGATGTGCATTGTCCTGTTGTGGAAATGTCCACGCGATCTAAACTTAGTTGCTTAAGTTGGAACAAGTATACGAAAAATCATATTGCTAGCAGTGATTATGAGGGTATAGTAACTGTTTGGGATGTAACTACTCGCCAG AGCATAATGGAATACGAGGAGCATGAAAAGCGAGCTTGGAGTGTTGATTTTTCACGGACTGAACCTTCAATGCTTGTATCTGGTAGCGATGACTGCAAG GTCAAAATTTGGTGCACACAGCAAGAAGCAAGTGTTCTTAACATTGATATGAAGGCAAATATTTGTTCTGTCAAGTATAATCCTGGATCCAGCATTCATGTGGCG GTGGGATCTGCTGATCATCATATTCACTACTATGACTTGAGAAACATTAGCCAACCGCTTTATGTATTTAGCGGGCATCGGAAAGCTGTTTCATATGTGAAATTCCTGTCTAGCAACGAACTGGCGTCTGCATCTACGGACAGCACATTGCGCTTATGGGATGTAAGGGATAATTTAGCA tTGCGGACATTTAGAGGCCATACAAATGAGAAGAATTTTGTGGGTCTCACAGTGAACAGCGAGTACATTgcttgcggcagcgaaacaaaCGAAGTGTTTGTGTATCACAAG GCTATCTCTAAACCCGCAGCTTGGCATAGATTTAGTACGGATTTGGAGAACGGTGAGGAAGATGCTGGATCGTATTTCATAAGCGCTGTgtgttggaagagtgatagcccCACAATACTAACCGCAAACAGTCAAGGAACCATTAAAGTGCTTGTTCTTGCTGAATGA
- the LOC118058405 gene encoding protein CLMP1: MGKSGGKKKKGIGAGANQALSGENNGNSNSKAIPNANGGIGLDSSIFFKRAHELKEEGNKRFQNKDYAGALEQYDNALRLTPKTHPDRAVFHSNRAACLMQMKPIDYDTVIAECTMALQVQPQFVRALLRRARAFEAIGKYEMAMQDVQVLLGADPNHRDALDITRRLRTALGPRQEAQQDLQSRPSPAALGASAVRGAPIGGLGACLPARPVSKKAAAPPGGSVVSPSNKMEKPLMDSGSENGTVTKNQLPKLVLKPFSDSSKASANPGKDRQGKESISSSMSLPRQVSEVAVRLRPLKLVYDHDIRLAQMPVNCTFKGLREMVSKRFPSSKSVLIKYKDTDGDLVTITCTTELRLAESSVDSLLVKEPDADKTDSVGMLRLHVVEVSPEQEPTLLEEEEEEDEKPLESEENKGGESGSHSSLGESVLEVVDTEIDKAEKETTKEQPGASEDPESKEVEMDDWLFEFAQLFRTHVGIDPDAHIDLHELGMELCSDALEETVTSEEAQSLFDKAASKFQEVAALAFFNWGNVHMCAARKRIPVDESAGKEVVSAQLQAAYGWVKESYSLAREKYEEALSIKPDFYEGLLALGQQQFEMAKLHWSFALANKIDLSSWDSVETLKLFDSAEEKMKAATEMWEKLEEQKANELKDPSASKKDEMLRRRKKLGSNVECESSESGAQGEITPEEAAEQAAVMRSQIHLFWGNMLFERSQVECKLGMDGWKNKLDAAVERFGLAGASDADISMVLKNHCSNGNAAEGDDNKVQNSNTDNVDGADKSELNKV; the protein is encoded by the coding sequence ATGGGGAAATCTGGAGGTAAGAAAAAGAAGGGAATTGGTGCTGGTGCAAACCAAGCATTAAGTGGCGAAAATAATggtaattcaaattcaaaagctATCCCAAATGCTAATGGGGGTATTGGTTTAGactcttcaatattttttaaaagagccCATGAGCTTAAAGAAGAAGGGAACAAGAGGTTTCAGAACAAGGACTATGCAGGTGCTCTTGAACAATATGACAATGCCCTTCGCTTAACTCCCAAAACACACCCTGATCGTGCTGTGTTTCATAGCAATAGGGCTGCTTGTTTGATGCAAATGAAACCTATTGATTATGATACTGTTATTGCTGAGTGTACCATGGCACTTCAAGTGCAGCCTCAGTTTGTAAGGGCTCTTCTTAGGAGGGCTCGTGCATTTGAGGCCATAGGGAAGTATGAAATGGCTATGCAGGATGTTCAGGTTTTGTTAGGGGCTGATCCGAATCACCGTGATGCTTTGGATATTACTCGGAGATTGAGGACTGCGTTGGGTCCTCGCCAAGAGGCTCAGCAGGACCTCCAGAGTCGTCCATCCCCCGCTGCCTTAGGGGCATCTGCAGTGCGTGGTGCCCCAATTGGTGGTCTTGGGGCTTGTTTACCAGCCCGGCCAGTTTCGAAGAAGGCAGCTGCACCACCTGGGGGATCTGTTGTATCTCCTAGTAATAAGATGGAAAAGCCACTGATGGATTCGGGCAGTGAAAATGGTACTGTGACCAAAAACCAGTTACCGAAACTTGTGTTGAAGCCTTTCAGTGATTCTTCAAAAGCTTCTGCTAATCCAGGAAAGGATAGACAGGGAAAGGAGTCCATATCTTCCTCAATGTCGTTGCCTAGACAGGTTTCAGAGGTGGCAGTTCGATTAAGACCATTGAAACTTGTCTATGACCATGACATAAGGCTAGCACAGATGCCAGTTAATTGTACTTTTAAAGGGCTAAGGGAGATGGTGAGCAAGCGTTTTCCATCATCCAAGTCAGTTTTGATCAAATACAAAGATACTGATGGGGATTTGGTGACTATAACATGCACAACTGAACTCAGATTAGCAGAGTCCTCTGTAGACAGCCTTCTGGTAAAGGAGCCTGATGCAGATAAAACTGATTCAGTTGGAATGTTGAGATTGCATGTTGTTGAGGTGAGTCCAGAGCAAGAGCCAACATTActggaagaagaggaggaggaggatgagaAGCCTCTTGAGAGTGAAGAGAACAAGGGGGGTGAAAGTGGGTCGCATTCATCACTTGGTGAATCTGTGTTAGAAGTGGTTGATACTGAAATTGATAAGGCAGAGAAAGAAACTACAAAGGAGCAACCAGGAGCTTCAGAAGATCCAGAAAGCAAGGAAGTAGAGATGGATGATTGGTTGTTTGAGTTTGCTCAACTATTTCGCACCCATGTTGGTATTGACCCAGATGCTCATATTGACTTGCATGAACTTGGGATGGAGCTTTGTTCAGATGCTCTTGAGGAGACAGTAACAAGTGAAGAAGCTCAAAGCCTTTTTGATAAGGCTGCCTCAAAGTTCCAGGAAGTGGCTGCTTTGGCTTTTTTCAATTGGGGAAATGTCCATATGTGTGCAGCAAGAAAACGCATACCCGTAGACGAGTCTGCTGGAAAGGAGGTTGTGTCTGCACAGCTTCAAGCAGCTTATGGCTGGGTAAAGGAGAGTTATTCTTTGGCCAGGGAGAAGTATGAGGAAGCACTCTCGATCAAGCCTGACTTTTATGAGGGCTTGCTGGCATTGGGACAGCAGCAATttgaaatggccaaacttcatTGGTCATTTGCTCTTGCTAATAAAATAGATCTCTCAAGCTGGGACTCTGTGGAAACTCTTAAACTCTTTGACAGTGCAGAGGAGAAGATGAAAGCAGCAACTGAGATGTGGGAGAAGCTGGAGGAGCAGAAAGCAAATGAGCTAAAAGATCCAAGTGCAAGCAAGAAGGATGAAATgttgagaagaagaaagaaactagGAAGTAATGTTGAATGCGAGTCCTCTGAAAGTGGTGCTCAGGGTGAGATTACGCCGGAAGAAGCAGCTGAACAAGCAGCAGTGATGAGATCACAGATACATCTTTTCTGGGGTAACATGCTTTTTGAACGATCCCAAGTTGAGTGCAAGTTAGGAATGGATGGTTGGAAGAATAAACTTGATGCTGCAGTTGAGCGCTTTGGGCTTGCTGGAGCATCTGACGCTGACATTTCAATGGTTTTGAAGAACCATTGCTCCAATGGAAATGCAGCGGAAGGAGATGACAATAAGGTTCAGAATTCAAACACTGATAATGTTGATGGGGCAGATAAGAGTGAGTTAAATAAAGTATGA
- the LOC118058406 gene encoding inositol diphosphatase DSP1, giving the protein MRVGSRSDLGGGERGSLIEVSPANNNRPAMGEEREGEEELLVPPLNFAMVDNGIFRSGFPDSANFSFLQSLGLRSVLYLCPEPYPAANYEFLKDNGIRLFQFGIEMCKEPFANIPEETIREALKVILDVRNHPVLIHCKRGKHRTGCLVGCLRKLQRWCLSSIFDEYQRYAAAKARVSDQRFMELFDISSFKNLPLSFSSTRSSANR; this is encoded by the exons ATGAGAGTTGGTAGCAGGAGTGATTtaggagggggagagagagggagtctGATTGAGGTCTCGCCGGCAAATAATAATCGGCCGGCCATGGGagaggagagggagggagaagaAGAGCTGTTGGTGCCACCGCTGAATTTTGCGATGGTGGATAATGGAATATTTAGGTCGGGTTTCCCTGATTCTGCTAATTTCAGCTTCTTGCAATCCCTAGGTCTACGTTCCGTTCT ATATTTGTGCCCAGAACCATATCCAGCAGCAAATTATGAGTTCTTGAAGGATAATGGAATTCGGCTTTTTCAGTTTGGGATTGAAATGTGCAAG GAACCTTTTGCAAACATTCCAGAGGAAACAATCCGTGAAGCATTGAAAGTAATCCTTG ATGTAAGGAATCACCCTGTCTTGATTCATTGCAAGCGAGGAAAG CATCGTACTGGATGTCTTGTGGGATGTTTGAGAAAGTTGCAAAGATGGTGCTTGTcatctatatttgatgaataccAGAGATACGCAGCAGCCAAAGCTAGAGTGTCAGATCAGAGGTTCATGGAGTTGTTTGACATTTCAAGCTTTAAGAATTTACCATTGTCCTTTTCCTCAACCAGATCTTCTGCAAACAGATAA
- the LOC118058408 gene encoding E3 ubiquitin-protein ligase COP1 isoform X2, producing the protein MIVLVVLITSPTTISFLIFCSISYWRELMLVKQPRMHHLTNTFARHYNRQGCEVSVKELDGLLTLLAEKKRKMEQEEAERNMRILLDFLCCLRKQKLDELNEIQTDLQYIKEDINAVERQRIELCRAKERCSLKLRMFADDPNTQFVTQSGPVASKKKWAQAQFNDLQECYLQKRRNWVRQAYKEEEKDTDIMNGEGYNPGLEDFQSVLTNFTRYSRLRAVAELRHGDLFHSANIVSSIEFDRDDELFATAGVSRRIKIFEFSSVMNEPADVHCPVVEMSTRSKLSCLSWNKYTKNHIASSDYEGIVTVWDVTTRQSIMEYEEHEKRAWSVDFSRTEPSMLVSGSDDCKVKIWCTQQEASVLNIDMKANICSVKYNPGSSIHVAVGSADHHIHYYDLRNISQPLYVFSGHRKAVSYVKFLSSNELASASTDSTLRLWDVRDNLALRTFRGHTNEKNFVGLTVNSEYIACGSETNEVFVYHKAISKPAAWHRFSTDLENGEEDAGSYFISAVCWKSDSPTILTANSQGTIKVLVLAE; encoded by the exons ATGATTGTCCTTGTTGTTCTCATTACCTCACCAACAACCATATCTTTCCTAATTTTTTGCTCAATAAg TTATTGGAGAGAACTTATGCTCGTCAAGCAGCCAAGAATGCATCACCTTACGAACACCTTCGCCAGGCATTACAACAG ACAGGGTTGTGAAGTCTCAGTTAAAGAGCTAGATGGCCTTTTGACCCTCCTTGCAGAGAAGAAGCGAAAGATGGAGCAAGAAGAAGCGGAGAGAAATATGCGGATTTTGCTTGACTTCTTGTGCTGCCTCAGGAAGCAAAAGCTTGATGAGCTCAATGAG ATTCAAACAGACCTGCAGTACATTAAGGAGGACATAAATGCTGTAGAGAGGCAAAGGATAGAGTTATGCAGGGCAAAGGAAAGATGCTCACTAAAACTTAGGATGTTTGCTGATGATCCGAATACTCAGTTTGTTACTCAATCAGGACCAGTTGCATCTAAAAAGAAATGGGCCCAAGCACAG TTCAATGATTTGCAAGAATGTTACTTGCAAAAGCGGCGAAATTGGGTTAGACAAGCATacaaagaggaagaaaaggatACAGATATTATGAATGGAGAAGGATATAATCCAGGTCTTGAGGATTTCCAATCTGTGCTGACCAATTTTACTCGATACAG TCGATTGAGGGCCGTTGCTGAACTGAGACATGGTGACCTTTTCCACTCTGCTAATATTGTGTCTAG CATAGAATTTGATCGTGATGATGAACTGTTTGCTACTGCTGGAGTTTCTAGGCGCATTAAGATTTTTGAGTTTTCCTCG gtGATGAACGAACCGGCAGATGTGCATTGTCCTGTTGTGGAAATGTCCACGCGATCTAAACTTAGTTGCTTAAGTTGGAACAAGTATACGAAAAATCATATTGCTAGCAGTGATTATGAGGGTATAGTAACTGTTTGGGATGTAACTACTCGCCAG AGCATAATGGAATACGAGGAGCATGAAAAGCGAGCTTGGAGTGTTGATTTTTCACGGACTGAACCTTCAATGCTTGTATCTGGTAGCGATGACTGCAAG GTCAAAATTTGGTGCACACAGCAAGAAGCAAGTGTTCTTAACATTGATATGAAGGCAAATATTTGTTCTGTCAAGTATAATCCTGGATCCAGCATTCATGTGGCG GTGGGATCTGCTGATCATCATATTCACTACTATGACTTGAGAAACATTAGCCAACCGCTTTATGTATTTAGCGGGCATCGGAAAGCTGTTTCATATGTGAAATTCCTGTCTAGCAACGAACTGGCGTCTGCATCTACGGACAGCACATTGCGCTTATGGGATGTAAGGGATAATTTAGCA tTGCGGACATTTAGAGGCCATACAAATGAGAAGAATTTTGTGGGTCTCACAGTGAACAGCGAGTACATTgcttgcggcagcgaaacaaaCGAAGTGTTTGTGTATCACAAG GCTATCTCTAAACCCGCAGCTTGGCATAGATTTAGTACGGATTTGGAGAACGGTGAGGAAGATGCTGGATCGTATTTCATAAGCGCTGTgtgttggaagagtgatagcccCACAATACTAACCGCAAACAGTCAAGGAACCATTAAAGTGCTTGTTCTTGCTGAATGA